One genomic segment of Blastopirellula marina includes these proteins:
- a CDS encoding type 1 glutamine amidotransferase: MNDYRYLLIQIRDADDPIREQEIGCFADALRCPQESITVFDLLSTSLDASHLAEVDMVMIGGSGRYSVTSNAPWMQHALVSLQRLLDSGKPTFASCWGFQSLARTAGGKVIHDLEHAELGTSLVSLTEAGKLDPIFSHLPESFEAYMGHEDRVIELPPGTTLLASTETVAQQAFRFDGRPIYCTQFHPELTLPTLLSRVEAYPEYCERIAQVPYYEFRSQCQAAPQCETLLKLFRDHYLR; encoded by the coding sequence ATGAACGACTATCGTTACCTGCTGATTCAGATTCGCGATGCCGATGATCCCATTCGCGAGCAAGAGATCGGCTGCTTTGCCGACGCCCTGCGGTGTCCGCAAGAGTCGATCACGGTCTTCGACTTGCTTTCCACAAGCCTGGATGCTTCGCACCTGGCCGAAGTCGACATGGTCATGATTGGCGGCTCGGGACGTTACAGTGTTACCAGCAATGCCCCCTGGATGCAGCACGCGTTGGTCAGCTTACAGCGACTACTGGACAGTGGAAAACCAACGTTCGCGTCTTGCTGGGGATTTCAATCCTTGGCCAGGACAGCCGGCGGCAAAGTCATTCACGACCTGGAGCACGCCGAGTTGGGAACCAGCCTGGTGAGCCTGACCGAAGCAGGCAAGCTCGACCCCATCTTCTCGCATCTGCCCGAAAGCTTCGAGGCCTATATGGGGCACGAAGATCGCGTCATCGAGCTGCCACCGGGAACCACGTTGTTGGCCTCGACCGAGACTGTCGCCCAGCAAGCATTTCGCTTTGATGGACGCCCCATTTACTGCACCCAGTTTCATCCCGAACTGACGTTACCAACGCTGCTCAGTCGCGTCGAAGCCTACCCGGAATACTGCGAACGAATCGCCCAGGTTCCTTACTACGAATTTCGCAGTCAGTGCCAGGCGGCCCCCCAGTGCGAAACCTTGCTAAAGCTCTTCCGAGATCA
- the bioA gene encoding adenosylmethionine--8-amino-7-oxononanoate transaminase → MTPTTQQLNDWDKHYVWHAFTQMACYEPLIIESAQGCELIDTSGRRLIDGVSSMWCNVHGHQHPTIDAAIKEQLGKVAHVTNLGCSNSTTIQLAKRLADLTPGDLDHTFFCSDGASALEVAIKLAFQYWHQCENPQPQKTSYIGFEDAYHGDTIGTISVGGVDRFNAVFKPLMFPVHRLPIPDRRTPTKDTSCQHHLQILEKTLAKHHESIAAVVIEPLILGAAGMIMQPEGYLRGVRELTRKYGVLMIADEVAVGMGRTGTMFGCQQEDVVPDILCLGKGLSGGYLPMSAAIATTEIWNAYLGDYAEAKQLCHGHTFGGNPLSAAAAIGTLDVFEQEDTLAQLPAKIERIAQYLSRLSEHPHVGDVRQYGMIAAVELVKDRETGEHFPWPQRHGNQVCQFALEHGLWIRPLGDVIVIMPPLAVSPEQIDTMCEVIAQAIDYVTLHKATLS, encoded by the coding sequence ATGACTCCGACCACGCAGCAGCTAAACGACTGGGACAAGCACTACGTCTGGCATGCCTTCACCCAGATGGCTTGCTACGAGCCGCTGATCATTGAATCGGCCCAAGGGTGCGAACTGATCGATACGTCAGGTCGCCGGCTGATCGATGGGGTGAGCAGCATGTGGTGCAACGTCCACGGTCACCAGCACCCGACGATTGATGCCGCGATCAAAGAGCAACTGGGCAAGGTCGCCCACGTGACGAACCTGGGCTGCTCGAACAGCACAACCATTCAACTGGCCAAGCGTCTGGCAGATCTTACGCCAGGAGATCTCGATCACACTTTCTTTTGCAGCGATGGCGCATCGGCACTCGAAGTCGCGATCAAGCTGGCCTTTCAATATTGGCATCAGTGCGAGAACCCCCAGCCGCAGAAGACATCGTACATCGGATTTGAAGACGCCTATCACGGCGACACCATCGGCACGATCAGCGTGGGGGGCGTCGATCGCTTCAACGCGGTGTTCAAGCCGTTGATGTTTCCGGTTCATCGCCTGCCTATTCCTGATCGCCGCACACCGACCAAGGACACCAGTTGCCAACATCATCTTCAGATACTCGAAAAAACCTTGGCCAAGCATCACGAGTCGATCGCTGCCGTGGTGATCGAGCCGCTGATCCTCGGGGCGGCAGGCATGATCATGCAGCCGGAAGGATACCTGCGAGGTGTTCGCGAATTGACGCGAAAGTATGGCGTATTGATGATTGCCGACGAAGTGGCCGTGGGCATGGGGCGCACAGGCACCATGTTCGGCTGCCAGCAAGAGGATGTCGTGCCTGATATTCTGTGCCTGGGCAAAGGGCTTTCCGGCGGTTACCTTCCCATGAGTGCCGCGATCGCGACCACTGAAATCTGGAACGCCTACCTGGGTGACTATGCCGAGGCGAAGCAGCTTTGTCATGGGCACACGTTCGGGGGTAATCCATTGAGCGCCGCAGCGGCGATAGGCACGCTCGATGTCTTCGAGCAGGAAGATACGCTCGCCCAACTTCCTGCTAAAATCGAACGCATCGCGCAGTACTTAAGCCGCCTTAGCGAGCATCCTCACGTGGGCGACGTGCGGCAATATGGCATGATCGCGGCCGTCGAACTGGTCAAGGATCGCGAGACCGGCGAGCACTTCCCCTGGCCCCAACGGCACGGCAACCAGGTCTGTCAGTTTGCTTTGGAGCATGGCCTGTGGATTCGACCTCTGGGGGATGTAATTGTGATCATGCCTCCCTTGGCCGTTTCCCCCGAGCAAATCGATACCATGTGCGAGGTCATCGCCCAGGCAATTGATTACGTCACTTTGCATAAAGCGACTCTGTCATGA
- a CDS encoding coiled-coil domain-containing protein yields the protein MRRPAKSNSVDKNAPSLDSFLDVVTNLVGILIILIMVVGITARDAIVDAAIGKTDEPVKPPSLSIPAPTPEPELPKSPPKPQGPTLAELNSMAQDVATIQQEIVSVQQQAKLAFEERNQLQLFLTAAETTLNQKQQELSSTKQEEVAQQRELLHTTSQLEELYDQIESLRDYRPEVKELAHYPTPLAKTVFGQEEHFRLRHGRISYVPMERLVEAMKNDARSHLDRARRDGQAVARVGPMNGYVMQYTLVNRSYEMETSLGTATRGGIELKNFTLEPETEELGFPVNEALQPGSRFRDIVASLDPSRTTITIWTYPDSYGDFRKVRDDLYEIGFTTAARPLPEDYPIGGSPQGSRSSSQ from the coding sequence GTGAGACGTCCAGCCAAATCCAATAGCGTTGACAAGAACGCCCCGTCGCTCGATTCATTTCTCGACGTGGTGACCAACCTGGTTGGGATTCTGATCATCCTGATCATGGTGGTGGGCATCACGGCCCGCGATGCCATCGTGGACGCTGCCATTGGCAAAACGGACGAGCCCGTCAAACCGCCGTCCCTATCGATCCCAGCCCCCACGCCCGAACCCGAGTTGCCCAAGTCGCCACCCAAACCGCAAGGCCCAACGCTGGCCGAGCTGAACAGCATGGCCCAAGACGTGGCGACCATTCAGCAAGAGATTGTCAGCGTTCAACAACAAGCGAAGCTGGCCTTCGAAGAACGCAATCAGCTGCAATTGTTTCTGACGGCGGCAGAAACCACGCTAAATCAAAAGCAGCAAGAGCTTTCTAGCACGAAACAAGAGGAAGTCGCCCAGCAGCGCGAATTGCTGCATACCACTTCCCAGTTGGAAGAACTGTACGATCAGATCGAGAGTCTGCGTGACTACCGGCCCGAAGTCAAAGAACTGGCCCACTACCCCACGCCGCTGGCCAAGACAGTTTTCGGCCAGGAAGAACACTTCCGCCTGCGTCATGGACGTATCTCGTACGTTCCGATGGAACGCCTGGTTGAAGCGATGAAGAATGATGCTCGCAGCCATTTGGACCGTGCTCGGCGAGACGGTCAGGCCGTTGCTCGCGTGGGCCCGATGAACGGCTACGTCATGCAGTACACGCTGGTCAATCGTTCCTACGAAATGGAAACCTCACTCGGCACCGCCACGCGGGGTGGTATCGAGCTGAAGAATTTCACGTTGGAACCAGAGACGGAAGAGCTCGGTTTCCCGGTGAACGAAGCCTTGCAGCCAGGCTCGCGTTTCCGTGACATCGTCGCCTCGCTCGATCCGTCTCGGACCACGATCACCATCTGGACCTATCCCGACAGCTACGGCGACTTCCGCAAAGTCCGCGACGACTTGTACGAAATCGGGTTCACGACGGCCGCACGTCCGCTGCCGGAAGACTACCCGATTGGTGGGAGCCCACAAGGTTCTCGCTCCTCTTCGCAGTAG